In Camelina sativa cultivar DH55 chromosome 16, Cs, whole genome shotgun sequence, a single window of DNA contains:
- the LOC104749921 gene encoding putative F-box/kelch-repeat protein At2g29780, whose product MASNSETSNDGSNGGDPTSDDLMFEMSEDGGDSSEELHKNPSEEDVENLAPIPPPRQIPELLIARTLALVPRCHYPKLSLISRAFLRVISSPGLYRRRSVLGLTEPVLYALIGFPYSYERFSSWHILNLNISESLREVPSLPPMYPGSSVVTFGYNMYVIGGLTGLNQPVSTVFVLDCRFHTWDHLPSMHRARYRAAAGVIDRKIYVIGGCEKRHDDWIEVFDVDNGVWSTVPDPSHYNSNMPGGGFVTSVVMQNRIYILDALRALVYEPRQGTWQSWELGSSQLMGFWRNPSCVIEDLLYSFDVLCVLKHPIVVFDPVEMVWNPVKGLDGLPALRYSVCQMANVGGKLMVLGTSNTTYNDTWCIEITLERREGGGIWGTVDSKDIVLISGTSPSIDLSCSVTV is encoded by the coding sequence ATGGCTTCGAACTCTGAAACTTCCAACGATGGCTCTAATGGCGGAGATCCAACTTCCGATGATTTGATGTTTGAAATGTCCGAAGACGGTGGCGATTCAAGCGAAGAACTCCACAAGAACCCGAGCGAAGAAGATGTAGAGAATCTTGCTCCGATTCCTCCTCCTCGACAGATCCCAGAGTTACTCATCGCAAGAACCCTCGCACTCGTACCGAGATGTCATTACCCGAAGCTATCTCTCATCTCCAGAGCCTTCCTTCGCGTCATCTCTTCGCCGGGACTCTACAGAAGGCGCTCGGTCCTCGGCTTGACCGAACCGGTTCTTTATGCCTTGATCGGATTCCCTTATAGTTACGAAAGATTCTCGAGCTGGCACATCCTCAACTTAAACATCTCAGAAAGCTTGAGAGAGGTCCCTTCACTTCCTCCTATGTATCCTGGATCTTCTGTGGTCACATTCGGATACAATATGTATGTGATCGGTGGTTTGACCGGGTTGAATCAACCTGTATCGACTGTGTTTGTCCTCGACTGTAGATTCCACACGTGGGACCATCTCCCAAGTATGCACAGGGCTCGCTACCGTGCAGCCGCCGGAGTCATTGACAGAAAGATTTATGTCATCGGAGGTTGCGAGAAGCGTCATGATGATTGGATCGAAGTGTTCGATGTTGATAACGGGGTTTGGAGTACTGTGCCTGATCCATCCCACTACAACTCTAATATGCCAGGAGGAGGGTTTGTGACATCTGTGGTGATGCAGAATAGGATTTACATTTTGGATGCTCTCCGTGCTTTGGTCTACGAACCAAGACAAGGTACATGGCAGTCTTGGGAACTTGGATCATCTCAGTTGATGGGTTTTTGGCGCAACCCGTCTTGTGTGATTGAGGATCTCCTGTATAGCTTTGATGTACTGTGTGTTCTTAAACATCCAATAGTGGTATTTGATCCAGTTGAAATGGTTTGGAATCCTGTGAAGGGTTTAGATGGTTTGCCTGCTCTCAGATACTCTGTGTGTCAAATGGCGAATGTGGGTGGGAAGCTGATGGTTTTGGGCACTTCAAACACCACCTATAATGATACTTGGTGCATAGAGATCACGTTAGAACGACGTGAAGGAGGTGGGATTTGGGGGACGGTCGATTCAAAGGATATTGTGCTTATCTCCGGGACCTCGCCTTCTATTGATCTTTCTTGCTCTGTTACGGTTTGA
- the LOC104749922 gene encoding uncharacterized protein LOC104749922 has protein sequence MRLKDRECETTVAEEISGSKMDLDVEAPQHKGDGKVMLVSEFEEDTDDLLEEGEGNVASGQGMSEEALAGHGDADADGSKQGNKQKVVGKQGNNTMNGKPPRGGRQVKKGMVALSEPTAQT, from the exons ATGAGGCTTAAGGATCGTGAGTGTGAGACTACGGTGGCTGAAGAGATTAGTGGCTCTAAGATGGACTTGGATGTGGAGGCTCCTCAACATAAAGGGGATGGTAAGGTTATGCTGGTCTCGGAATTTGAGGAAGACACTGATGATTTGCTTGAAGAGGGTGAGGGGAATGTGGCATCTGGTCAGGGTATGAGTGAAGAGGCTTTGGCGGGTCATGGTGATGCGGATGCAGATGGTTCTAAGCAAG GTAACAAGCAGAAGGTGGTGGGGAAACAGGGGAACAACACTATGAACGGTAAACCACCTCGTGGTGGTCGTCAAGTCAAGAAAGGAATGGTGGCTCTCTCGGAACCAACGGCTCAAACGTGA
- the LOC104749924 gene encoding proliferating cell nuclear antigen 2-like, producing the protein MLELRLVQGSLLKKVLEAVKDLVNDANFDCSSTGFSLQAMDSSHVALVSLLLRSEGFEHYRCDRNISMGMNLGNMSKMLKCAGNDDIITIKADDGSDTVTFMFESPTQDKIADFEMKLMDIDSEHLGIPDAEYHSIVRMPSGEFSRICKDLSSIGDTVVISVTKEGVKFSTTGDIGTANIVLRQNTTVDKPEDAIVIEMNEPVSLSFALRYMNSFTKATPLSETVTISLSSELPVVVEYKVAEMGYIRYYLAPKIEEEEDTKP; encoded by the exons ATGTTGGAGCTTCGTTTAGTTCAAGGTTCTCTACTGAAGAAGGTTCTAGAAGCGGTGAAGGATCTGGTGAACGATGCGAACTTCGACTGTTCAAGCACAGGGTTCTCTCTCCAGGCCATGGACTCTAGCCACGTCGCGCTCGTGTCTCTCCTGCTTAGATCTGAAGGTTTCGAGCACTACAGATGCGATAGGAACATCTCAATGGGGATGAATCTTGGTAACATGTCCAAGATGCTCAAATGTGCTGGGAATGATGATATCATCACCATCAAGGCTGATGATGGTAGCGACACTGTCACTTTCATGTTTGAGAGTCCCA CACAAGACAAGATTGCTGACTTTGAGATGAAGCTGATGGATATAGACAGTGAGCATTTAGGAATTCCTGACGCTGAGTACCACTCTATTGTGAGAATGCCATCTGGTGAATTTTCCAGGATATGCAAAGATCTCAGTAGCATTGGCGACACAG TTGTGATCTCTGTGACAAAAGAAGGAGTGAAGTTTTCAACAACAGGTGATATCGGGACAGCTAACATTGTGCTCAGGCAGAATACTACTGTCGACAAA cctGAAGATGCTATTGTGATTGAGATGAACGAGCCTGTTTCGCTTTCATTTGCATTGAGGTACATGAATTCCTTCACAAAGGCTACTCCATTGTCGGAAACTGTGACCATCAGTTTGTCTTCTGAGTTACCGGTTGTGGTGGAGTACAAGGTGGCTGAGATGGGTTATATTCGATACTATCTGGCGCctaagattgaagaagaagaagacactaaACCCTGA
- the LOC104749925 gene encoding cytosolic enolase 3, which produces MSVQDYLDKHMLSRKIEDAVNAAVRAKTSDPVLFIANHMKKAVSSVITKVKARQILDSRGIPTVEVDLHTNKGVFRASVPSGDSSGTYEAIELRDGDKGMYLGNSVAKAVKNINDKISEALIGMDPKLQGQIDQAMIDLDKTEKKNELGANAILAVSIAACKAGAAEKEVPLCKHLSDLSGRANMVLPVPAFTILSGGKHASNTFAIQEIMILPIGASRFEEALQWGSETYHHLKAVITEKNGGLGCNVGEDGGLAPDISSLKEGLELVKEAINRTGYSDKIKIAIDVAATNFCLGTKYDLDVNFPNKSGQNFKSAEDMIEMYKELCNEYPIVSIEDPFDKEDWEHTKYFSSLGICQVVGDDLLMSNSKRVERAIQESSCNALLLKVNQIGTVTEAIEVVKMARDAHWGVVTSHRCGETEDSFIADFSVGLATGVIKAGAPCRGERTMKYNQLLRIEEELGDQAVYAGEDWKLTL; this is translated from the exons atgtctgTGCAAGATTACTTAGACAAACACATGCTCTCTCGGAAAATCGAAGACGCCGTAAATGCCGCCGTTAGGGCTAAAACCTCAGATCCCGTTCTCTTCATC GCTAATCATATGAAGAAAGCTGTATCATCTGTGATAACGAAGGTGAAAGCAAGGCAGATCCTTGATAGCAGAGGGATCCCAACAGTTGAAGTTGATCTCCACACTAACAAAGGCGTCTTTCGTGCTTCTGTTCCCAGTGGTGATTCTTCTGGGAC ATATGAAGCTATAGAACTACGTGATGGGGATAAAGGAATGTATCTTGGAAACAGTGTGGCTAAAGCTGTTAAGAACATTAATGACAAAATTTCAGAGGCATTGATTGGTATGGACCCGAAACTTCAAGGTCAAATCGACCAGGCCATGATTGATTTGGACAAAACTGAAAAGAAG AATGAACTAGGGGCTAATGCTATACTAGCTGTTTCAATTGCTGCATGCAAGGCTGGAGCTGCTGAGAAAGAA GTCCCTCTATGCAAGCACCTTTCTGATCTTAGTGGCAGAGCAAACATGGTGTTACCTGTACCTGCCTTCACTATTTTGAGTGGCGGGAAGCATGCATCCAATACTTTTGCCATTCAG GAAATTATGATTCTCCCGATTGGGGCTAGTAGATTTGAGGAGGCCTTGCAATGGGGATCTGAGACGTATCATCATTTGAAG GCTGTCATTACAGAAAAGAATGGTGGTTTGGGATGTAATGTTGGTGAAGATGGTGGCCTTGCTCCAGATATCTCGAG CCTCAAGGAGGGTTTGGAGCTTGTAAAAGAAGCTATCAATCGAACAGGGTACAGTGATAAGATAAAGATAGCAATTGATGTTGCTGCCACTAATTTTTGTTTAG GTACCAAGTATGATCTAGATGTCAACTTTCCAAATAAATCTGGACAGAATTTCAAGTCAGCGGAAGATATGATAGAGATGTACAAAGAACTTTGTAATG AGTATCCAATTGTGTCTATAGAAGACCCTTTTGACAAGGAGGACTGGGAACACACCAAGTATTTCTCCAGTCTTGGAATATGTCAG GTGGTAGGTGATGATTTGTTGATGTCAAATTCAAAACGTGTTGAGCGGGCAATACAGGAGTCGTCTTGTAATGCCCTTCTTCTCAAG GTGAATCAGATTGGTACAGTAACAGAAGCTATTGAAGTAGTGAAAATGGCAAGGGATGCCCACTGGGGTGTGGTGACATCTCATAGATGTGGAGAAACAGAGGACTCTTTCATCGCTGACTTCTCCGTGGGTCTCGCAACAGGTGTGATAAAAGCTGGTGCTCCTTGCAGAGGAGAACGAACAATGAAGTATAACCAG TTGCTTCGGATCGAGGAAGAGCTCGGGGATCAAGCAGTGTATGCTGGAGAAGATTGGAAGCTAACTCTCTAA
- the LOC104749926 gene encoding tubulin beta-7 chain-like, with translation MREILHIQGGQCGNQIGSKFWEVVCAEHGIDQTGRYQGDSDLQLERVNVYYNEASCGRYVPRAVLMDLEPGTMDSVRSGPYGQIFRPDNFVFGQSGAGNNWAKGHYTEGAELIDSVLDVVRKEAENCDCLQGFQVCHSLGGGTGSGMGTLLISKIREEYPDRMMLTFSVFPSPKVSDTVVEPYNATLSVHQLVENADECMVLDNEALYDICFRTLKLSTPSFGDLNHLISATMSGVTCCLRFPGQLNSDLRKLAVNLIPFPRLHFFMVGFAPLTSRGSQQYRNLTVPELTQQMWDAKNMMCAADPRHGRYLTASAMFRGKMSTKEVDEQMLNVQNKNSSYFVEWIPNNVKSTVCDIPPTGLKMASTFIGNSTSIQEMFRRVSEQFTAMFRRKAFLHWYTGEGMDEMEFTEAESNMNDLVSEYQQYQDATADEEGEYEDEEAEYEQEAY, from the exons ATGCGTGAGATTCTTCATATCCAGGGAGGTCAGTGCGGAAACCAAATCGGTTCCAAGTTCTGGGAAGTGGTTTGCGCCGAGCATGGGATTGATCAGACGGGACGGTACCAGGGAGATTCCGATTTGCAGCTCGAGAGGGTTAACGTCTACTACAACGAGGCGAGTTGTGGAAGGTACGTTCCTCGCGCTGTTCTCATGGATTTGGAGCCTGGAACCATGGACAGTGTTAGATCTGGACCCTACGGTCAGATATTTCGACCGGATAACTTCGTCTTTGGTCAGTCCGGTGCCGGGAATAACTGGGCGAAAGGTCACTACACTGAAGGCGCTGAGCTTATTGACTCCGTCCTTGATGTTGTTCGCAAGGAGGCTGAGAACTGTGACTGCCTTCAAG GGTTTCAGGTGTGCCATTCGTTAGGAGGAGGAACTGGCTCTGGAATGGGGACTTTGTTGATATCGAAGATCAGGGAGGAGTACCCTGACCGTATGATGCTGACGTTCTCTGTGTTCCCATCTCCTAAGGTGTCTGACACTGTTGTGGAGCCATACAACGCAACACTCTCTGTGCACCAGCTTGTTGAAAACGCTGATGAGTGTATGGTTCTTGACAATGAAGCCTTGTATGACATTTGCTTCCGTACACTCAAGCTTAGCACTCCAAGTT TTGGTGATCTGAACCACTTGATCTCTGCAACCATGTCTGGTGTAACATGCTGTCTTAGGTTCCCCGGTCAACTGAACTCTGATCTTCGAAAGCTAGCTGTGAACCTGATCCCATTCCCTCGTCTTCACTTCTTCATGGTGGGTTTCGCTCCTCTCACCTCTCGTGGATCTCAGCAGTACCGTAACCTCACTGTCCCAGAACTGACTCAGCAAATGTGGGATGCCAAGAACATGATGTGTGCTGCTGACCCAAGACACGGTCGTTACCTCACTGCTTCAGCTATGTTCCGTGGCAAGATGAGTACCAAGGAGGTCGATGAACAGATGCTCAACGTTCAGAACAAGAACTCCTCCTACTTTGTGGAATGGATCCCAAACAACGTCAAATCAACCGTCTGTGACATTCCCCCTACTGGTTTGAAGATGGCTTCAACGTTCATCGGTAACTCGACATCGATTCAAGAGATGTTCAGGCGTGTCAGCGAACAATTCACAGCTATGTTCAGGAGAAAGGCTTTCTTGCATTGGTACACAGGTGAAGGTATGGATGAGATGGAGTTCACTGAAGCTGAAAGCAACATGAACGATCTTGTCTCTGAGTATCAGCAGTATCAAGATGCCACggctgatgaagaaggagaatatgaagacgaagaagctgaGTACGAGCAAGAAGCCTATTGA
- the LOC104749927 gene encoding DNA-directed RNA polymerases I and III subunit RPAC2, with amino-acid sequence MEHGSFKDNSHATFTLGEEDHTLANAVRFVLNQDPRVTVGAYTIPHPSLEKVNIRVQTTGDPAKEVFKDACQELMQMNRHVRSVFDKAVTEYKAEQERKEKKAAEELKRQRELFGSMDIESN; translated from the exons atggagcACGGTTCGTTCAAGGATAATAGCCATGCTACGTTTACTTTAGGGGAAGAAGATCACACACTTGCTAACGCTGTTCGATTCGTGCTAAACCAAGA TCCGAGAGTAACCGTGGGTGCATACACCATCCCGCATCCTTCCCTTGAAAAGGTCAATATCCGGGTCCAGACTACAG GCGATCCAGCGAAGGAAGTTTTCAAAGATGCATGTCAAGAGCTCATGCAAATGAACAGACATGTGAGAAGCGTTTTTGACAAGGCTGTTACTGAGTATAAGGCTGAACAAGAGCGTAAGGAGAAGAAGGCTGCAGAAGAGCTTAAGAGGCAGAGGGAACTATTTGGGTCCATGGACATTGAAAGCAactga
- the LOC104749928 gene encoding mitochondrial import inner membrane translocase subunit TIM10 yields MAAPTPSPIPVGVTKEQAFTMAQTEMEYRVELFNKLAQTCFNKCVDKRYKEAELNMGENSCIDRCVSKYWQVNGMVGQLLSAGKPPM; encoded by the exons ATGGCTGCTCCTACTCCTAGTCCTATTCCCGTCGGCGTTACTAAGGAACAG GCGTTTACTATGGCACAAACGGAGATGGAGTATCGGGTGGAACTCTTTAACAA GCTTGCTCAAACATGCTTTAATAAATGTGTGgataaaag GTACAAGGAAGCTGAGTTAAACATGGGTGAGAATAGTTGCATTGACCGTTGTGTTTCTAAGTACTGGCAG GTAAATGGAATGGTTGGACAGCTTCTAAGTGCTGGCAAGCCTCCGATGTAA
- the LOC104749929 gene encoding phosphatidylinositol:ceramide inositolphosphotransferase 3-like isoform X2 yields MPLYVDREAPKLWRRIYSEATLEASLLAEKWKLVLAGLVFQYIHGLAAHGVHYLHRPGPTLQDAGFFILPALGQDKAFVSETVFVTIFGSFILASQSLRIITFFATQLPGPNYHCREGSKLAKIPPPKNVLEVLLINFPDGVIYGCGDLIFSSHTIFTLVFVRTYQRYGTRRWIKHLAWLMAVVQSLLIIASRKHYTVDIVVAWYTVNLVMFYVDSKLPEMAERSSGPSQTPLLPLSTKDTKNRSKEDHQRLLNENIVADDH; encoded by the exons ATGCCCCTTTACGTTGATCGCGAGGCTCCTaag CTATGGAGACGAATTTACTCAGAAGCGACGTTAGAAGCTTCTCTTCTTGCAGAAAAATGGAAGCTTGTTCTCGCTGGACTTGTATTTCAG TACATTCATGGACTTGCTGCTCATGGAGTTCACTACTTACACCGACCTGGTCCAACGCTTCAAGATGCTGGTTTCTTTATTCTTCCA GCGCTTGGGCAAGACAAAGCCTTTGTCAGTGAAACTGTGTTTGTCACTATCTTTGGATCGTTTATCTTG GCTTCTCAAAGTCTGAGGATCATCACATTCTTTGCAACACAGCTTCCTGGGCCGAACTATCATTGTCGAGAG GGCTCCAAGCTCGCCAAGATTCCGCCTCCAAAGAATGTTCTTGAAGTACTCTTGATTAACT TTCCTGATGGAGTGATATATGGTTGTGGAGACCTAATATTTTCATCACATACGATATTCACCTTAGTCTTTGTACGCACATATCAAAGATACGGCACACGAAG GTGGATCAAGCATTTGGCTTGGCTTATGGCAGTTGTACAAAGCCTATTGATTATAGCATCAAGGAAACATTACACAGTTGACATTGTTGTTGCATG GTATACTGTGAACCTTGTGATGTTCTACGTTGACAGCAAACTTCCAG AAATGGCTGAGCGTTCTAGTGGACCTTCTCAGACGCCTTTACTTCCACTAAGTACAAAGGACACTAAGAACAGGAGCAAAGAGGATCATCAGAGACTTCTAAACGAGAACATCGTAGCAGATGATCATTGA
- the LOC104749929 gene encoding phosphatidylinositol:ceramide inositolphosphotransferase 3-like isoform X1, with translation MPLYVDREAPKLWRRIYSEATLEASLLAEKWKLVLAGLVFQYIHGLAAHGVHYLHRPGPTLQDAGFFILPALGQDKAFVSETVFVTIFGSFILWTFHPFVSHSKKICTVLIWCRVFVYLAASQSLRIITFFATQLPGPNYHCREGSKLAKIPPPKNVLEVLLINFPDGVIYGCGDLIFSSHTIFTLVFVRTYQRYGTRRWIKHLAWLMAVVQSLLIIASRKHYTVDIVVAWYTVNLVMFYVDSKLPEMAERSSGPSQTPLLPLSTKDTKNRSKEDHQRLLNENIVADDH, from the exons ATGCCCCTTTACGTTGATCGCGAGGCTCCTaag CTATGGAGACGAATTTACTCAGAAGCGACGTTAGAAGCTTCTCTTCTTGCAGAAAAATGGAAGCTTGTTCTCGCTGGACTTGTATTTCAG TACATTCATGGACTTGCTGCTCATGGAGTTCACTACTTACACCGACCTGGTCCAACGCTTCAAGATGCTGGTTTCTTTATTCTTCCA GCGCTTGGGCAAGACAAAGCCTTTGTCAGTGAAACTGTGTTTGTCACTATCTTTGGATCGTTTATCTTG TGGACTTTTCATCCTTTTGTTTCCCACAGTAAAAAGATTTGTACAGTTTTGATATGGTGcagagtttttgtttatttagca GCTTCTCAAAGTCTGAGGATCATCACATTCTTTGCAACACAGCTTCCTGGGCCGAACTATCATTGTCGAGAG GGCTCCAAGCTCGCCAAGATTCCGCCTCCAAAGAATGTTCTTGAAGTACTCTTGATTAACT TTCCTGATGGAGTGATATATGGTTGTGGAGACCTAATATTTTCATCACATACGATATTCACCTTAGTCTTTGTACGCACATATCAAAGATACGGCACACGAAG GTGGATCAAGCATTTGGCTTGGCTTATGGCAGTTGTACAAAGCCTATTGATTATAGCATCAAGGAAACATTACACAGTTGACATTGTTGTTGCATG GTATACTGTGAACCTTGTGATGTTCTACGTTGACAGCAAACTTCCAG AAATGGCTGAGCGTTCTAGTGGACCTTCTCAGACGCCTTTACTTCCACTAAGTACAAAGGACACTAAGAACAGGAGCAAAGAGGATCATCAGAGACTTCTAAACGAGAACATCGTAGCAGATGATCATTGA
- the LOC104749929 gene encoding phosphatidylinositol:ceramide inositolphosphotransferase 3-like isoform X3 has protein sequence MPLYVDREAPKLWRRIYSEATLEASLLAEKWKLVLAGLVFQYIHGLAAHGVHYLHRPGPTLQDAGFFILPALGQDKAFVSETVFVTIFGSFILWTFHPFVSHSKKICTVLIWCRVFVYLAASQSLRIITFFATQLPGPNYHCREGSKLAKIPPPKNVLEFLME, from the exons ATGCCCCTTTACGTTGATCGCGAGGCTCCTaag CTATGGAGACGAATTTACTCAGAAGCGACGTTAGAAGCTTCTCTTCTTGCAGAAAAATGGAAGCTTGTTCTCGCTGGACTTGTATTTCAG TACATTCATGGACTTGCTGCTCATGGAGTTCACTACTTACACCGACCTGGTCCAACGCTTCAAGATGCTGGTTTCTTTATTCTTCCA GCGCTTGGGCAAGACAAAGCCTTTGTCAGTGAAACTGTGTTTGTCACTATCTTTGGATCGTTTATCTTG TGGACTTTTCATCCTTTTGTTTCCCACAGTAAAAAGATTTGTACAGTTTTGATATGGTGcagagtttttgtttatttagca GCTTCTCAAAGTCTGAGGATCATCACATTCTTTGCAACACAGCTTCCTGGGCCGAACTATCATTGTCGAGAG GGCTCCAAGCTCGCCAAGATTCCGCCTCCAAAGAATGTTCTTGAA TTCCTGATGGAGTGA
- the LOC104753419 gene encoding phosphatidylinositol:ceramide inositolphosphotransferase 3-like: MCSSWALGQDKAFVSETVFVTILFFFLQLAWTFHPFVSQSKKICTVLIWCRVFVDLAASQSLRIITFFATQLPGPNYHCREGSKLAKILHPKNVLEVLLIKFPDGVIYGCGDLIFSSQTIFTLVFVRTYQRYGTGRWIKHLAWLMAVVQSLLTIASKKHYTVDIVVAWYTVNLVMFYVDSRLPGILQELNHSPK, translated from the exons ATGTGTTCTTCCTGGGCGCTTGGGCAAGACAAAGCCTTTGTAAGTGAAACTGTATTTGtcactattcttttttttttccttcaactcGCT TGGACTTTTCATCCTTTTGTTTCCCAGAGTAAAAAGATTTGTACAGTTTTGATATGGTGCAgagtttttgttgatttagcA GCTTCTCAAAGTCTGAGGATCATTACATTCTTTGCAACACAGCTTCCTGGGCCGAATTATCATTGTCGAGAG GGCTCCAAGCTCGCCAAGATTCTGCATCCAAAGAATGTTCTTGAAGTACTCTTGATTAAAT TTCCTGATGGAGTGATATATGGTTGTGGAGATCTCATATTTTCATCACAGACGATATTCACTTTAGTCTTTGTACGCACATATCAAAGATACGGCACAGGAAG GTGGATCAAGCATTTGGCTTGGCTGATGGCAGTTGTACAAAGCCTATTGACTATAGCATCAAAGAAACATTACACAGTTGACATTGTTGTTGCATG GTATACTGTGAACCTTGTAATGTTCTACGTTGACAGCAGACTTCCAGGTATTCTTCAAGAACTCAATCATTCTCCCAAATGA
- the LOC104753420 gene encoding cell division cycle 20.2, cofactor of APC complex-like: MYRNIDCRDFPSSSICSLNHFSPLSPHQITSLWLSLFSLSIQILLNVSFSLQADDFYLNLLDWGSDNVLAIALHHTVFLWDASKGSTTEIVTVDEDTGPVTSINWAADGRCLAVGLNSSQVQLWDCADCRRVRTLECGHESRVGSLAWNDHILTTGGADGKIINNDVRVSSHVVNTYRGHTLEVCGLKWSGSGQNLASGGNDNAVNIWDRSSSSQRLHRLVEHTSAVKALEWCPFQTSLLATGGGGRDGRIKFWNTRTGACLNTVETGSQVSSLLWSNKERELLSSHGFTQNQLTLWKYPSMVKMAELNGHTSRVLYTALSSNGCTVASAGADERLMFWNVFGVPEVAKKAAPKKVVVPEAFSHVNRIR, encoded by the coding sequence ATGTATAGAAATATCGATTGCCGTgactttccttcttcttctatctgTAGTCTTAATCACTTCTCTCCTCTCAGTCCTCATCAAATCACCTCTCTCTggctctctcttttctctctatcaATCCAAATTTTACTTAACGTTTCATTCTCTCTGCAGGCCGATGACTTTTATCTCAACCTGCTTGACTGGGGCAGTGATAACGTTCTAGCCATAGCATTGCATCATACTGTTTTTCTCTGGGATGCTTCTAAGGGTTCTACTACTGAGATTGTCACTGTTGATGAAGATACGGGACCTGTCACTAGTATCAACTGGGCAGCAGATGGTCGTTGTCTTGCTGTTGGGCTTAACAGCTCTCAAGTCCAGTTATGGGATTGTGCTGATTGTCGTAGAGTGAGAACGTTGGAGTGTGGTCACGAGTCTAGAGTAGGATCGTTGGCATGGAACGATCACATCTTGACAACGGGAGGAGCGGATGGGAAGATCATCAACAACGACGTACGCGTTAGTTCACACGTTGTCAATACGTACAGGGGTCACACTTTAGAAGTTTGTGGGTTGAAGTGGTCAGGATCTGGACAGAACTTAGCCAGTGGTGGCAACGACAATGCGGTTAATATATGGGACCGTTCTAGTAGCTCTCAGCGGCTGCATAGGCTTGTAGAGCACACATCTGCAGTTAAAGCTCTTGAGTGGTGCCCTTTCCAAACGAGTTTGCTTGCAACTGGTGGCGGTGGGAGAGATGGGAGAATAAAGTTCTGGAATACTAGGACAGGAGCTTGCTTGAACACGGTGGAAACTGGCTCtcaagtttcttctttgttatggaGCAACAAGGAAAGAGAGTTGCTTAGCTCACATGGGTTTACTCAAAACCAGCTTACACTTTGGAAGTACCCATCTATGGTGAAAATGGCTGAGCTCAATGGGCACACATCACGAGTTCTATATACGGCCCTGAGTTCGAATGGTTGTACCGTAGCTTCTGCAGGAGCAGATGAGAGACTGATGTTTTGGAATGTCTTTGGAGTACCAGAGGTTGCCAAAAAAGCTGCTCCAAAAAAAGTAGTAGTACCTGAGGCATTTTCTCATGTGAACCGTATTCGCTGA